The following coding sequences lie in one Rutidosis leptorrhynchoides isolate AG116_Rl617_1_P2 chromosome 6, CSIRO_AGI_Rlap_v1, whole genome shotgun sequence genomic window:
- the LOC139854022 gene encoding uncharacterized protein translates to MGQQTSYDCLNNFCKSVFHLYANEYLRKSTPRDVQRLITAHDEVHGFPGMLGSLDCMHWAWKKCPYRYKRHYTRGDHGYPTIMLEAVASYDLWIWHTYFEPAGSNNDINVLNQSDLFNDLLQDNIPAFNFSVSGCNFTKGYYLTDEIYPEWATLVKSFKSPPTPECAKFKRFQEAARKDIERTFGVLQGRWSIIKNPSRQFYVERIQRIMHTCVILHNMITENNGRAMCDLEENYRPARRTRRSIEQRVQAHIRVNKELQNSTIHHLLRQKLIEHIWNLPANFRVRHVPQVGPSGTTANDDQDEDEDNEEDEDEDEDNAEDEDCYNDE, encoded by the coding sequence ATGGGTCAACAAACGTCATACGATTGTttgaataatttttgtaaaagtgtaTTTCATTTGTACGCTAATGAATATTTGAGAAAATCGACTCCACGAGACGTACAACGTCTTATAACTGCGCATGATGAAGTACACGGTTTTCCGGGCATGTTGGGTAGTCTAGATTGCATGCATTGGGCATGGAAAAAGTGCCCATATAGATACAAACGTCATTATACTAGAGGCGATCATGGATACCCAACAATCATGTTAGAAGCGGTTGCATCGTATGACTTGTGGATTTGGCACACTTATTTTGAACCCGCCGGTTCAAATAACGACATCAATGTGCTTAATCAATCCGATTTATTTAACGACCTACTTCAAGATAATATACCTGCGTTTAATTTTTCGGTTAGTGGGTGTAATTTCACTAAAGGTTATTATTTAACAGATGAGATATATCCTGAATGGGCGACTTTGGTTAAGTCTTTTAAAAGTCCACCTACCCCTGAATGTGCAAAATTTAAAAGGTTCCAAGAAGCTGCCCGAAAAGATATTGAACGGACCTTCGGAGTGCTTCAAGGTCGTTGGTCAATAATTAAAAACCCTTCCCGACAATTCTATGTTGAAAGAATCCAAAGAATTATGCACACTTGtgttatattacacaacatgatcacCGAGAACAACGGAAGGGCAATGTGTGACCTTGAAGAAAACTATAGGCCCGCTCGTCGTACAAGAAGATCAATTGAACAAAGGGTTCAAGCGCACATTCGGGTTAATAAAGAATTGCAAAATTCCACCATTCATCATCTTCTACGACAAAAGCTCATCGAACACATTTGGAATCTTCCTGCAAATTTCCGTGTTCGACACGTACCACAAGTTGGGCCTTCCGGTACAACCGCCAATGATGACCAAGACGAAGACGAGGACAACGAAGAAGACGAAGACGAAGACGAGGACAACGCAGAAGACGAAGACTGTTACAACGATGAGTAg